The following coding sequences are from one Rattus norvegicus strain BN/NHsdMcwi chromosome 11, GRCr8, whole genome shotgun sequence window:
- the Or5k17 gene encoding olfactory receptor Olr1558 produces the protein MMKANHSLTIEFILIGFTDHPDLKTLLFLVFSAIYLVTMVGNLGLVALIYMEPRFHTPMYIFLGNLALMDSCCSCAITPKMLENFFSVDRRISFCECMAQFYFLCLAETADCFLLAAMAYDRYVAICNPLQYHTMMSKKLSLQMSMGIFIASNLHSLIHTGCLLRLNFCKSTKIDHFFCDILPLYRLSCTNPFINELMIYIFSMPIQVFTITTILVSYFCILFTIFKMKSKDGRGKAFSTCASHFFSVSIFYTCLLMYIGPSEDGSKDIPVAVFYTVIIPLLNPFIYSLRNKEVVNAVKKVMKTYSIFKNASASIVH, from the coding sequence ATGATGAAGGCAAATCACTCTTTAACAATAGAGTTCATTCTCATAGGATTCACAGATCACCCAGACCTAAAGACACTTCTGTTCCTGGTGTTCTCTGCCATATATCTGGTCACCATGGTGGGGAATCTTGGGCTGGTGGCCTTGATCTACATGGAGCCTCGTttccacacacccatgtacatctTTCTGGGAAACCTGGCCCTGATGgactcctgctgctcctgtgccatCACTCCCAAGATGCTAGAGAACTTCTTTTCTGTGGACAGAAGGATCTCTTTCTGTGAATGCATGGCACAGTTCTATTTCCTCTGTCTTGCTGAAACTGCAGACTGCTTTCTTCTGGcagccatggcctatgaccgctatgtggccatatGCAACCCACTGCAGTACCACACCATGATGTCCAAGAAGCTCTCCCTTCAGATGAGCATGGGCATATTCATAGCCAGTAACCTGCATTCCTTGATTCATACAGGCTGTCTGTTAAGATTAAATTTCTGTAAATCTACCAAAATTGATCACTTCTTCTGTGATATTCTTCCCCTGTATCGCCTCTCCTGTACAAACCCTTTTATTAATGAActaatgatatatattttttcaatgcCAATTCAAGTCTTTACCATTACCACTATCTTGGTCTCTTACTTCTGCATTCTTTTCACTATTTTCAAGATGAAATCCAAGGATGGGAGAGGAAAAGCATTTTCTACTTGTGCatcccattttttttctgtgtcaatATTCTACACCTGTCTTCTCATGTATATTGGACCATCTGAAGATGGTAGTAAAGACATACCAGTAGCTGTGTTTTATACAGTAATAATTCCTTTGTTAAACCCTTTTATTTACAGCCTGAGAAATAAGGAGGTAGTAAATGCTGTTAAGAAAGTTATGAAAACttacagtatttttaaaaatgcttctgCTTCCATAGTACATTAA